In Streptomyces sp. NBC_00448, the following are encoded in one genomic region:
- a CDS encoding NAD-dependent epimerase/dehydratase family protein gives MPAPRTVLLTGAAGGLGTLMRGLLPSYGYDLRLFDVQPIEPVPGEPEGRTAITADLADRDALRAAARGVDAVLHLAGISLESTFDKILAANIQGTHNLYEAVREEGLRTGSAAPRVVFASSNHAVGFTPRPQDGDPLIPVDTPRRPDTFYGLSKCFGEDLAQLYADLHGIDTVSVRIGSCFPEPANVRMLSVWMSPADGARLFHAALSAGTPGHTVVYGSSANTRLWWDLGSARALGYEPQDDSEVFAARLVAEQGELDPDNPAQANLGGAFCTDPPIWPH, from the coding sequence ATGCCCGCTCCTCGTACCGTCCTGCTCACCGGCGCCGCCGGCGGCCTGGGCACCCTGATGCGCGGCCTGCTGCCGTCATACGGCTACGACCTGCGGCTCTTCGACGTCCAGCCGATCGAGCCGGTGCCGGGCGAGCCCGAGGGGCGCACGGCGATCACCGCCGACCTCGCCGACCGCGACGCGCTGCGCGCGGCCGCGCGCGGGGTGGACGCGGTGCTGCACCTGGCCGGCATCTCGCTGGAGTCCACCTTCGACAAGATCCTGGCGGCGAACATCCAGGGCACGCACAACCTCTACGAGGCGGTCCGCGAGGAAGGGCTCCGCACCGGGAGCGCGGCGCCCCGGGTCGTCTTCGCCTCCAGCAACCACGCGGTCGGCTTCACCCCGCGCCCGCAGGACGGCGACCCGCTGATCCCGGTCGACACGCCGCGCCGCCCCGACACCTTCTACGGGCTGTCCAAGTGCTTCGGGGAGGACCTGGCCCAGCTCTACGCCGACCTGCACGGCATCGACACGGTCTCGGTCCGGATCGGCTCCTGCTTCCCCGAACCGGCGAACGTACGGATGCTGTCGGTCTGGATGAGCCCCGCCGACGGCGCCCGGCTCTTCCACGCGGCGCTGAGCGCGGGCACCCCCGGGCACACCGTCGTCTACGGCTCCTCCGCCAACACCCGCCTGTGGTGGGACCTCGGGTCGGCGCGGGCGCTGGGCTACGAACCGCAGGACGACTCCGAGGTGTTCGCCGCGCGACTCGTCGCCGAGCAGGGCGAGTTGGACCCGGACAACCCCGCGCAGGCGAACCTCGGCGGCGCCTTCTGCACGGACCCGCCGATCTGGCCGCACTGA
- a CDS encoding TerD family protein gives MTPGSNVPLSVPRVVVDVSAPVRLDVSGLLLTADGKVRSDDDFVFYNQPEGPGVTHHSGGRSAPDSIEVDTAAVPAEIDKIVVTASIDGGGVFAGTTPTATVRGSDGSVVATFEPSGLGPETALVVVEVYRRGGAWKVRAVGQGYANGLAGIATDFGVSVEEPAAPAAQPVAPPTPAAPPAPPAPPAAPFGAPPSGPPAAHLPPPPAGAPAAQFPPPPAATPPAPPAAAPGAGKISLDKGRVNLQKNQSVSLVKAGRPVLSTVRMGLGWEPAFGGRAIDLDASVIVYGPQREHLATCYFGKLSVLGGAVQHAGDNLTGAGSGDDEVISINLGALPANATGLVFTVNSYSGQKFNKVAKAYCRLFDAVTGEEMVRFDLTHGEARRGVLMAKMVKQNSGEWEMTALGTFADGRTAKAMVEPGAAAL, from the coding sequence ATGACGCCTGGCTCGAATGTGCCGCTCTCCGTACCCCGAGTGGTGGTGGACGTCTCCGCACCCGTGCGGCTCGACGTCTCGGGTCTGCTCCTGACCGCTGACGGCAAGGTGCGCTCGGACGACGACTTCGTCTTCTACAACCAGCCCGAGGGCCCCGGGGTGACCCACCACTCGGGCGGCCGCTCCGCGCCCGACTCGATCGAGGTCGACACCGCGGCGGTGCCCGCCGAGATCGACAAGATCGTGGTGACCGCCAGCATCGACGGCGGCGGGGTCTTCGCCGGCACCACCCCGACCGCGACCGTCCGCGGCAGCGACGGCTCCGTGGTCGCCACGTTCGAGCCGTCCGGGCTCGGCCCGGAGACAGCGCTGGTCGTCGTCGAGGTCTACCGGCGCGGCGGCGCCTGGAAGGTCCGCGCGGTGGGCCAGGGGTACGCGAACGGACTGGCCGGGATCGCCACCGACTTCGGGGTGAGCGTCGAGGAGCCCGCGGCCCCGGCCGCGCAGCCGGTCGCACCTCCCACTCCCGCGGCTCCGCCCGCACCGCCTGCGCCCCCGGCGGCGCCCTTCGGCGCGCCCCCTTCCGGCCCGCCCGCCGCGCATCTGCCGCCGCCGCCCGCGGGCGCGCCCGCCGCGCAGTTCCCGCCGCCGCCCGCTGCGACGCCGCCTGCTCCCCCGGCGGCCGCTCCGGGCGCCGGCAAGATCAGCCTCGACAAGGGCCGGGTGAACCTGCAGAAGAACCAGTCGGTCTCGCTGGTCAAGGCGGGCCGCCCGGTGCTGTCGACGGTCAGGATGGGGCTGGGCTGGGAGCCCGCGTTCGGCGGCCGGGCCATCGACCTGGACGCCTCGGTCATCGTCTACGGGCCGCAGCGCGAGCACCTCGCCACCTGCTACTTCGGCAAGTTGAGCGTCCTGGGCGGCGCGGTCCAGCACGCCGGGGACAACCTGACCGGCGCCGGCTCCGGTGACGACGAGGTCATCTCCATCAACCTCGGCGCGCTCCCGGCGAACGCCACCGGCCTGGTCTTCACCGTCAACTCCTACAGCGGGCAGAAGTTCAACAAGGTCGCGAAGGCGTACTGCCGGCTCTTCGACGCCGTCACCGGCGAGGAGATGGTGCGCTTCGACCTCACCCACGGGGAGGCGCGGCGCGGGGTGCTGATGGCCAAGATGGTCAAGCAGAACTCCGGCGAGTGGGAGATGACGGCGCTCGGCACCTTCGCGGACGGGCGCACCGCGAAGGCGATGGTCGAGCCGGGCGCGGCCGCGCTCTAG
- a CDS encoding HNH endonuclease family protein — MPKTRLLRGVCASAGAVVLAATILLTGSGTAQAALPTPIAASTARTYLSEMTATPETHASTYDRSLFPTWITISGTCDTREYVIKRDGSGVVTDSACKATSGSWTSPYDGVTTTDPSTFDIDHLVPLSEAWDSGAWAWTTAQRQAFANDTTRPQLVAVSAHSNRSKGDDDPAEWLPQASYQCTYLRAYVQVKHYYGLSVDSAEKSAISSVLNGC, encoded by the coding sequence ATGCCCAAAACCCGTCTCCTGCGCGGCGTTTGCGCGTCAGCCGGGGCCGTCGTGCTCGCGGCCACGATCCTCCTCACCGGCAGCGGCACCGCGCAGGCCGCGCTGCCGACGCCCATCGCCGCCTCCACGGCGCGCACGTACCTCTCCGAGATGACCGCGACGCCCGAGACGCACGCGTCGACGTACGACCGCAGCCTGTTCCCGACCTGGATCACGATCTCCGGGACCTGCGACACCCGGGAGTACGTCATCAAGCGGGACGGCTCCGGCGTCGTGACCGACAGCGCCTGCAAGGCCACTTCCGGCAGTTGGACCAGCCCGTACGACGGTGTCACGACCACCGATCCGTCGACCTTCGACATCGACCACCTCGTGCCGCTCTCCGAGGCGTGGGACTCCGGCGCGTGGGCGTGGACCACCGCGCAGCGCCAGGCGTTCGCCAACGACACCACCCGCCCCCAACTCGTCGCGGTCTCCGCGCACTCCAACCGCTCCAAGGGTGACGACGACCCGGCGGAGTGGCTGCCCCAGGCGTCCTACCAGTGCACCTACCTGCGCGCCTACGTGCAGGTCAAGCACTACTACGGCCTGTCCGTGGACAGCGCGGAGAAGTCCGCGATCAGCTCGGTCCTGAACGGCTGCTAG
- a CDS encoding zinc-binding dehydrogenase, translated as MKASVTKGLGQGFVVEEVELAAPIGHEVRVQVRASGLCHSDLSVATFIGGEFPVVLGHEVAGVVTATGPDVTQVKTGDHVVGSLIQYCGSCVNCLSGRTHICLHPEYTLRAPEEAPRLSWNGAPVAQGMGLGGFAQETLVHENQLAVIPDEMPWAPAALIGCGVLTGAGAVLNSANVQHGETVVVMGAGGVGMNAVSGARLAGAGKIIVTDIEDGKLERARAFGATHVVNSRETDPVEAVRDITGGGAHHVFDFVGARPVTAQGLRMLGSGGGLYLIGVAGNDAGVEVATMAALGGSQKVQGVYMGSSHLKRDIPFYASMYLQGRMNLDDLVSKEIGLADIEKGYEALKDGTTARVVITDLS; from the coding sequence ATGAAGGCATCCGTCACCAAGGGCCTGGGGCAGGGTTTCGTCGTCGAGGAGGTCGAACTCGCCGCCCCGATCGGGCACGAGGTCCGCGTCCAGGTACGGGCCTCCGGCCTGTGTCACTCCGACCTCAGCGTCGCCACCTTCATCGGCGGCGAGTTCCCCGTCGTGCTCGGCCACGAGGTGGCGGGTGTCGTCACCGCGACCGGTCCGGACGTCACGCAGGTGAAGACCGGCGACCATGTCGTCGGCAGCCTGATCCAGTACTGCGGCTCCTGCGTGAACTGCCTCAGCGGTCGTACGCACATCTGCCTGCACCCCGAGTACACGCTGCGCGCCCCCGAGGAGGCGCCCCGGCTGTCCTGGAACGGCGCTCCGGTCGCGCAGGGCATGGGCCTGGGCGGCTTCGCCCAGGAGACGCTCGTCCACGAGAACCAACTCGCCGTCATACCCGACGAGATGCCCTGGGCGCCCGCCGCGCTCATCGGCTGCGGCGTGCTCACCGGCGCCGGCGCCGTGCTGAACAGCGCGAACGTCCAGCACGGCGAGACCGTCGTGGTGATGGGCGCCGGCGGCGTCGGCATGAACGCGGTCAGCGGCGCCCGGCTCGCCGGCGCCGGGAAGATCATCGTGACCGACATCGAGGACGGCAAGCTGGAGCGCGCCAGGGCCTTCGGCGCCACGCACGTCGTCAACTCCCGCGAGACGGACCCGGTCGAGGCGGTCCGCGACATCACCGGCGGGGGCGCCCACCACGTGTTCGACTTCGTCGGCGCCCGCCCGGTGACGGCGCAGGGCCTGCGGATGCTCGGCAGCGGCGGCGGCCTCTACCTCATCGGTGTCGCCGGCAACGACGCGGGCGTCGAGGTCGCCACGATGGCGGCGCTGGGCGGCTCGCAGAAGGTGCAGGGCGTCTACATGGGGTCCTCCCACCTCAAGCGGGACATTCCGTTCTACGCCTCGATGTACCTCCAGGGCCGGATGAACCTCGACGACCTGGTCTCCAAGGAGATCGGCCTGGCCGACATCGAGAAGGGCTACGAGGCGCTGAAGGACGGCACGACCGCGCGCGTGGTCATCACCGACCTGTCCTGA
- a CDS encoding TetR/AcrR family transcriptional regulator has translation MPEPLPHTPSQPSQPPRASESSQRPRPSASSPPGAESPAPEGSAASDTVDVRVLRTRQRLREAVLLLASRQPVEEIAVADLVRAARVNRTTFYKHAASPAHVLEEVLYAELDRIRANWIADTVAARLPADEIWERASNELADHLERHDALYTAGLAGQRSAILYRLLVDHFTASVHALLARDPHLLPDGEGSVAWRTEAHSRFVAHGEAGVVEAWISLPAPRDRRLFVSAVAAALPAWLVPGAPASRPGARTPEPGTEKP, from the coding sequence ATGCCGGAGCCCTTGCCGCACACGCCTTCGCAGCCTTCTCAGCCGCCGCGAGCCTCGGAGTCCTCGCAGCGCCCTCGACCCTCGGCGTCCTCGCCGCCCGGCGCCGAAAGCCCCGCCCCCGAGGGTTCCGCCGCCTCGGATACCGTCGACGTCCGGGTGCTGCGGACCCGGCAGCGGCTGCGCGAGGCCGTGCTGCTGCTGGCGTCGCGGCAACCGGTGGAGGAGATCGCGGTGGCGGACCTGGTGCGCGCCGCGCGGGTCAACCGCACCACCTTCTACAAGCACGCCGCGAGCCCCGCGCACGTCCTCGAGGAGGTGCTGTACGCGGAACTGGACCGCATCCGGGCGAACTGGATCGCCGACACCGTCGCCGCCCGGCTGCCCGCGGACGAGATCTGGGAGCGCGCGTCGAACGAACTGGCCGACCACCTGGAGCGCCACGACGCCCTGTACACCGCGGGGCTCGCCGGGCAGCGCAGTGCGATCCTGTACCGCCTGCTCGTCGATCACTTCACCGCGTCCGTGCACGCCCTCCTCGCACGCGACCCGCATCTCCTGCCCGACGGCGAGGGGTCCGTCGCCTGGCGCACCGAGGCCCACAGCCGCTTCGTGGCCCACGGCGAGGCCGGCGTCGTCGAGGCGTGGATCTCCCTGCCCGCGCCCCGCGACCGCCGGCTGTTCGTCTCGGCGGTCGCCGCCGCACTGCCCGCCTGGCTCGTACCCGGCGCACCCGCCTCCCGGCCCGGGGCACGAACCCCGGAGCCAGGGACCGAAAAGCCCTAG
- a CDS encoding ATP-binding cassette domain-containing protein gives MGDAGGMAETGGGGAMGGTGRTGGIGLEVAAYGVGQRVRGGRETLSGVHLAVAPGEVLALAGGSGSGKTTLLEILAGIRLPSRGRVLHDGADPAGLRPALGYLPHGNVMHEDLPLVRALSYAARLRMPAAAGPERRTAAVDGAMAAVGLSARATQRVRTLSEGERRRACIAVELLTRPRVLFLDEPTTGLDPATGAELMRTLRDLAGEGVTVVLTTHAPADLARCDRVLFLTPDGHPGYLGRPQDLTRAFAVPTVEEVYAAVARRGARELPELPEPGPVARELPAESAGRTSDPGLATDPDLNLNPDPHPDPNLGPKLSPDPDRPLGAVGQWWLLTRRSTELMLRSRLTAAVVVGSPVVIAAMFALLFRPGAFDPAAPSPGSAAMILFWIAFGGFFFGLTYGLLQVSTELPVVRRERLTALRLGPYLLSKAALLMPVLAGADALLLAVLRGLDRLPAAGWDTYGSLFTTVLLASAAALALGLLASASVAEPQQATLMLPLLCFPQVLFSGAFVPVPQMAWAGRVLSAAMTNRWAFEGLGGGIGLPGLWAHGSSPLGPPLLASYGNSFGRAVWVDWLLLAGFTALFLAGAWAVLAGRCRTVGRPAPRAAPVPAVALSTPAEG, from the coding sequence ATGGGCGACGCGGGTGGCATGGCCGAGACGGGCGGGGGCGGCGCGATGGGCGGCACCGGCCGTACCGGCGGGATCGGTCTCGAGGTGGCGGCGTACGGCGTGGGGCAGCGGGTGCGCGGCGGGCGGGAGACGCTGAGCGGGGTGCACCTGGCGGTCGCGCCGGGCGAGGTGCTGGCGCTGGCCGGTGGCAGCGGGTCGGGCAAGACCACCCTGCTGGAGATCCTGGCCGGCATCCGGCTGCCGTCGCGCGGCCGGGTGCTGCACGACGGCGCCGACCCGGCGGGGCTGCGGCCCGCGCTGGGCTACCTGCCGCACGGCAACGTCATGCACGAGGACCTCCCGCTGGTGCGGGCGCTGTCCTACGCGGCCCGGCTGCGGATGCCGGCGGCCGCCGGCCCGGAACGGCGTACCGCGGCGGTGGACGGCGCGATGGCCGCGGTCGGGCTGTCCGCGCGGGCCACCCAGCGGGTGCGGACGCTGAGCGAGGGCGAGCGGCGCAGGGCCTGTATCGCGGTGGAGTTGCTGACCCGGCCGCGGGTGCTGTTCCTGGACGAGCCGACCACCGGGCTCGACCCGGCGACCGGCGCCGAACTCATGCGGACCCTGCGGGACTTGGCCGGCGAGGGGGTGACGGTCGTGCTGACCACGCACGCACCCGCCGACCTCGCCCGCTGCGACCGGGTGCTCTTCCTCACCCCCGACGGCCACCCCGGCTACCTCGGTCGCCCGCAGGACCTGACGCGGGCGTTCGCGGTGCCCACGGTCGAGGAGGTGTACGCGGCGGTGGCCCGCCGGGGCGCGCGCGAGCTGCCGGAGCTGCCCGAACCCGGCCCCGTGGCAAGGGAGTTGCCGGCCGAGTCCGCCGGCCGAACGTCGGACCCGGGCCTGGCCACGGACCCGGACCTGAACCTGAACCCGGACCCGCACCCCGACCCGAACCTCGGCCCGAAGCTCAGCCCGGACCCGGATCGGCCGCTCGGCGCGGTCGGCCAGTGGTGGCTGCTGACCCGCCGCAGCACCGAGTTGATGCTGCGCAGCCGGTTGACCGCCGCCGTGGTGGTGGGTTCACCGGTGGTGATCGCCGCGATGTTCGCGCTGCTCTTCCGCCCGGGCGCCTTCGACCCGGCCGCGCCCAGCCCGGGTTCCGCGGCGATGATCCTGTTCTGGATCGCGTTCGGCGGCTTCTTCTTCGGGCTGACCTACGGCCTGCTCCAGGTCAGTACGGAACTGCCCGTGGTGCGCAGGGAGCGGCTCACCGCGCTGCGGCTGGGCCCGTACCTGCTGTCGAAGGCCGCGCTGCTGATGCCGGTGCTGGCCGGGGCGGACGCGCTGCTGCTCGCGGTGCTGCGCGGCCTCGACCGGCTGCCGGCGGCCGGCTGGGACACGTACGGCTCGCTGTTCACCACGGTGCTGCTGGCGTCGGCCGCGGCGCTGGCGCTCGGGCTGCTGGCGTCGGCGTCGGTGGCCGAGCCGCAGCAGGCGACGCTGATGCTGCCGCTGCTGTGCTTCCCGCAGGTGCTGTTCTCCGGCGCCTTCGTGCCGGTGCCACAAATGGCCTGGGCCGGGCGGGTGTTGAGCGCGGCGATGACCAACCGGTGGGCGTTCGAGGGGCTGGGCGGCGGGATCGGGCTGCCGGGGCTGTGGGCGCACGGCTCCTCGCCGCTGGGCCCGCCGCTGCTGGCGTCGTACGGGAACTCGTTCGGGCGCGCGGTGTGGGTGGACTGGCTGCTGCTGGCGGGGTTCACCGCACTGTTCCTGGCCGGCGCGTGGGCGGTGCTGGCCGGCCGGTGCCGTACCGTCGGCCGGCCGGCGCCCCGGGCGGCCCCGGTGCCCGCGGTCGCGCTCAGCACACCAGCCGAGGGCTGA
- a CDS encoding aminotransferase class V-fold PLP-dependent enzyme: protein MYSIDALRTAADGYRYLDEGGHVYLDHTGAGLPARAQLWAHAERITTGCYGNPHSVSPASAASGELVERARRRVLAHFDADPSEYAVVFTANATGACRLVGEAYPFAPGTRLVLTLDNHNSVNGLREYARSRGADTVYVPLRAPRLGVDAEAMDAVLATPPPGGGLLAYPAQSNFSGVRHSLEWVTRAKAAGWDVLLDAAAYVPTNHLDLSAVHPDFVAVSWYKVFGYPTGVGCLLARRDALARLRRPWFSGGTIHVASAQGQWHHMADGEAAFEDGTVNYLSIPDIEFGLDWVRAIGTDAIHRHVTALTAELLTGLAALRHTGGGPLARFYGPPDTEDRGGTVALNLLDPAGTVIDERIVARDSAARRISLRTGCFCNPGTGEAAFAIDRHTLGGAVRTATGTIDDYLGRLGLPSGGAVRVSLGLSSSRTDVEAFLDFVATGYRDHTPDPGGLSPRLVC, encoded by the coding sequence ATGTACTCGATCGACGCTTTGCGCACCGCGGCCGACGGATACCGCTACCTGGACGAGGGCGGCCACGTGTACCTGGACCACACGGGTGCGGGCCTGCCCGCGCGGGCCCAACTGTGGGCCCACGCGGAACGCATCACGACCGGCTGCTACGGCAACCCGCACTCGGTCAGCCCCGCCTCCGCGGCCTCGGGCGAACTCGTGGAGCGCGCGCGACGCAGGGTGCTGGCCCACTTCGACGCGGACCCGTCCGAGTACGCGGTCGTGTTCACGGCGAACGCGACCGGGGCGTGCCGGCTCGTCGGCGAGGCGTACCCGTTCGCACCGGGCACCCGGTTGGTGCTGACACTGGACAACCACAACTCGGTCAACGGCCTGCGGGAGTACGCCAGAAGCCGCGGCGCCGACACGGTCTACGTACCGCTGCGGGCGCCCCGCCTCGGGGTGGACGCGGAGGCGATGGACGCGGTGCTGGCCACCCCGCCGCCGGGCGGCGGCCTGCTGGCGTACCCGGCGCAGAGCAACTTCAGCGGCGTACGGCACTCGCTGGAGTGGGTCACCCGGGCGAAGGCGGCGGGTTGGGACGTGCTGCTCGACGCGGCCGCCTACGTGCCGACCAACCACCTGGACCTGTCCGCGGTGCACCCGGACTTCGTCGCGGTGAGCTGGTACAAGGTCTTCGGCTACCCGACCGGCGTCGGCTGCCTGCTCGCCCGCCGGGACGCGCTCGCCCGGCTGCGCCGCCCCTGGTTCTCCGGCGGCACCATCCACGTCGCGAGCGCGCAGGGCCAGTGGCACCACATGGCCGACGGGGAGGCCGCGTTCGAGGACGGCACTGTCAACTACCTGAGCATTCCCGACATCGAGTTCGGCCTGGACTGGGTACGGGCGATCGGCACCGACGCGATCCACCGCCATGTCACCGCGCTCACCGCGGAGTTGCTGACCGGGCTGGCCGCGCTGCGGCACACCGGCGGCGGACCGCTGGCCCGCTTCTACGGCCCGCCCGACACCGAGGACCGCGGCGGCACCGTGGCACTCAACCTGCTCGACCCGGCCGGGACGGTCATCGACGAGCGGATCGTCGCCCGCGACAGCGCCGCCCGCCGGATCTCGCTGCGCACCGGCTGCTTCTGCAACCCCGGCACCGGGGAGGCCGCGTTCGCGATCGACCGGCACACCCTGGGCGGCGCGGTGCGCACCGCCACCGGCACCATCGACGACTACCTCGGCCGGCTCGGCCTGCCCTCCGGCGGCGCGGTCCGGGTCTCCCTCGGCCTGTCCTCCAGCCGCACGGACGTCGAGGCCTTCCTGGACTTCGTGGCCACCGGCTACCGCGACCACACCCCGGACCCGGGCGGACTCAGCCCTCGGCTGGTGTGCTGA
- a CDS encoding alpha-L-rhamnosidase, with translation MPVPALRPYALRCDHRTTPLGIDEPAPLLSWRLASDLRGDAPVGYRVRVAERPEALAEGGQLLWDSGRVEDPSAIAAGYAGPALRPRTRYHWRVEVWSGAASAGEEPAGAVSWFETGMTVPSRAADRSRPGEPAWRASWITHDPNPIAVMDAPTEGELALDDHGLAPCPLLRRAFPGAAHPADAPAASPLVRARLYVSARGLYEVRLNGTRVGDAELAPGWTDYTRRVQYQTYDVTELVGPGENVLAATLADGWWSGFVGFEPRRAGAHYGTFPQFLAELHLTHADGSVRTVVTDDTWVTRTGAIRYADLLMGECHDLRQAVDGWESPGYDDDGWSPALVVDADHRLLVASVDEPVRAMAEIRPLSVTRVSPGTHLVDFGQNLAGRIRLRVDDLAAGARVVVRHAEVLDDKQRLYTANLRTAAATDVLIGDGRRHRTFEPRFTYHGFRYAEISGIPDLRADAVLAVALHSDTAWTGSFDCSDPDIRRLHACVEWGQRSNFVSVPTDCPQRDERLGWLADAQVFLPTAALNADVAAFFTKWLRDIDDARTPDGGFTNVAPRLAGVADEGAPGWADAGVVVPWHLYRTYGDPRFLSRALDGMRAWVALIHRHNPDLIWRHRVGPHFSDWLAPGVPTPRGVVATAYFAHSTRLTALAAEALGHHDVAQEHHRLAAGIRAAFVARFVTAGDAEGAAPAGRAETAEDSPRPAGQVRLAGDTQTGYLVALAFGLLPEHLADGAARRLAELVEAAGPALQTGFVGVALAAPVLDAYGRADLAHALLRRTEVPSWLFPLRHGATTIWERWDGWTPEGGFRAPAMNSFNHYALGSIGEWLYRGVAGVDQNADSVAYRRLRIRPRPGALGHASARYESARGTVAAAWRREGERLTLRVQVPPGATAEVFVPTTDPRSVRELAAAPEDGAHSTLIDTGPGHARYQVASGSYHFTAAFSPAAPTSAGPQEEDTP, from the coding sequence GTGCCTGTGCCCGCACTGCGGCCGTACGCCCTGCGGTGCGACCACCGCACCACCCCCCTCGGCATCGACGAACCCGCCCCGCTGCTGTCGTGGCGGCTGGCGTCGGACCTGCGGGGCGACGCGCCCGTCGGCTACCGGGTCCGCGTCGCCGAACGGCCCGAAGCACTGGCCGAGGGTGGTCAACTCCTATGGGACAGCGGCCGGGTGGAGGACCCCTCGGCGATCGCCGCCGGCTACGCGGGACCCGCCCTGCGCCCGAGGACCCGCTACCACTGGCGGGTCGAGGTGTGGTCGGGGGCGGCCTCGGCCGGCGAGGAACCCGCCGGCGCGGTCTCCTGGTTCGAGACCGGGATGACGGTGCCGTCGCGAGCGGCGGACCGCAGCCGCCCCGGCGAACCTGCGTGGCGGGCTTCGTGGATCACCCACGACCCGAACCCGATCGCCGTGATGGACGCCCCGACCGAGGGCGAACTCGCCCTGGACGACCACGGTCTGGCCCCCTGCCCGCTGCTGCGGCGGGCCTTCCCGGGCGCGGCGCACCCCGCGGACGCCCCCGCCGCGTCCCCCTTGGTCCGCGCCAGGCTCTACGTCAGCGCGCGCGGCCTGTACGAGGTACGCCTCAACGGCACCCGCGTCGGCGACGCCGAACTCGCCCCGGGCTGGACCGACTACACCCGCCGCGTGCAGTACCAGACTTACGACGTCACGGAGTTGGTCGGCCCGGGCGAGAACGTGCTGGCCGCGACGCTCGCCGACGGCTGGTGGAGCGGCTTCGTCGGCTTCGAACCGCGCCGGGCGGGCGCGCACTACGGCACGTTCCCGCAGTTCCTCGCCGAACTGCACCTCACCCACGCCGACGGCAGCGTCCGCACCGTCGTCACCGACGACACCTGGGTCACCCGCACCGGGGCGATCCGGTACGCCGATCTGCTGATGGGCGAGTGCCACGACCTGCGACAGGCCGTCGACGGCTGGGAGTCGCCCGGATACGACGACGACGGCTGGTCGCCGGCCCTGGTCGTGGACGCCGACCACCGGCTGCTGGTGGCGTCCGTCGACGAACCCGTGCGGGCGATGGCCGAGATCCGGCCGCTGTCCGTCACCCGCGTCTCCCCCGGCACGCACCTCGTCGACTTCGGCCAGAACCTCGCCGGGCGGATACGCCTCCGGGTCGACGACCTCGCCGCCGGCGCCCGGGTGGTCGTCCGGCACGCCGAGGTGCTGGACGACAAGCAGCGCCTGTACACCGCCAACCTGCGCACGGCCGCGGCCACGGACGTCCTGATCGGCGACGGGCGCCGCCACCGTACGTTCGAGCCGCGGTTCACCTACCACGGCTTCCGCTACGCGGAGATCAGCGGCATACCGGATCTGCGTGCGGACGCCGTGCTGGCCGTCGCCCTGCACAGCGACACCGCGTGGACGGGCTCCTTCGACTGCTCGGACCCGGACATCCGCCGGCTGCACGCCTGCGTGGAGTGGGGCCAGCGCTCCAACTTCGTGAGCGTGCCCACCGATTGCCCGCAGCGTGACGAGCGGCTCGGCTGGCTGGCCGACGCACAGGTCTTCCTCCCCACAGCGGCGCTCAACGCGGACGTGGCGGCCTTCTTCACCAAGTGGCTGCGCGACATCGATGACGCGCGGACGCCCGACGGCGGCTTCACCAACGTCGCGCCGCGGCTGGCCGGCGTCGCCGACGAGGGGGCGCCCGGCTGGGCCGACGCGGGCGTGGTCGTGCCGTGGCACCTGTACCGCACCTACGGCGACCCGCGGTTCCTCTCCCGCGCGCTGGACGGGATGCGCGCCTGGGTCGCCCTGATCCACCGGCACAACCCCGACCTGATCTGGCGGCACCGGGTGGGCCCGCACTTCTCGGACTGGCTCGCCCCCGGCGTCCCCACCCCGCGTGGGGTCGTCGCCACCGCGTACTTCGCGCACAGCACCCGGCTCACCGCACTGGCCGCCGAGGCCCTGGGCCACCACGACGTGGCGCAGGAGCACCACCGGCTGGCGGCCGGCATCAGAGCGGCGTTCGTGGCACGTTTCGTCACCGCCGGGGACGCCGAAGGCGCTGCACCAGCCGGGCGAGCCGAGACCGCCGAGGACTCCCCGCGCCCCGCCGGGCAGGTGCGGCTGGCGGGCGACACTCAGACCGGCTACCTGGTCGCGCTCGCCTTCGGCCTGCTGCCCGAGCACCTGGCGGACGGCGCGGCCCGCCGGCTCGCCGAACTCGTCGAGGCGGCCGGGCCCGCCCTGCAGACCGGCTTCGTCGGGGTGGCGCTCGCCGCCCCCGTACTCGACGCGTACGGGCGCGCGGATCTGGCCCATGCGCTGCTGCGCCGCACGGAAGTGCCGTCGTGGCTCTTCCCGTTGCGGCACGGCGCCACCACCATCTGGGAGCGCTGGGACGGCTGGACGCCCGAAGGCGGCTTCCGGGCCCCGGCGATGAACTCCTTCAACCACTACGCGCTCGGCTCCATCGGCGAATGGCTCTACCGGGGCGTCGCCGGTGTGGACCAGAACGCGGACTCCGTCGCCTACCGGCGGCTGCGCATCCGGCCCCGCCCCGGCGCGCTCGGCCACGCGAGCGCCCGCTACGAGTCGGCGCGGGGCACCGTCGCGGCCGCCTGGCGGCGCGAGGGCGAGCGCCTGACCCTGCGCGTGCAGGTGCCGCCCGGCGCCACCGCCGAGGTCTTCGTACCCACCACCGATCCGCGCTCGGTCCGCGAACTCGCCGCGGCGCCCGAGGACGGCGCCCACTCCACGCTGATCGACACCGGCCCCGGCCACGCCCGCTACCAAGTGGCCTCGGGTTCCTACCACTTCACCGCGGCATTCTCTCCGGCGGCGCCCACGTCCGCCGGTCCCCAGGAGGAGGACACACCATGA